The Chroicocephalus ridibundus chromosome 3, bChrRid1.1, whole genome shotgun sequence genome includes the window ggcagggtaggtttagattagacattaggaagaagttcttcacaatgccgggggtgagacactggaacaggttgcccagagaggtagtggaggccccatccctggagacattcaaggtcaggcttggcgaggctctgagcaatctggtctagttgaagatgtccctgcttactgcaggggggttggactagatgacctttaaaggtcccttccaacccaacacattccatgattctaagttTTTGTCAATTACTCTTTTGCTGTTAATATTATTATGCCAAGAGAAGACAAGTATTCAAGTATGCTAATACAATCACAATAAAAGAGTCACCACTTACAGCTTTAACATCCAAATTCATAATCCCTGAATTCACATTATGTCTTCGCAAATCTGATTTTATTaaggctgaaacaaaaaaaataaagagaaagctgGTTCACAACTTTGCAAATGACATGCATTTCAAGGGAAATGTTTGTACAGTGCAAGCACACAGAAGCTGCTTTAAGCACGTATTCAAAATACCTGTATTCGCTCTTGCGATTTGAACTTACTGACAATTTAAACTTGCTCCTCACAAAACACATAGAAAATGACAACAAAAGCTTTTAAACCATGAGTACTTAATGCAAAGCTCGACGGTTTTAGCACTTTCAGCACATTTGTAGGCACCAGCATGTGTAAGTCACTGGTACAGTTCAGGAATACATCAGCAGTTTCTTGCATTTGGAAAACTGCAAACTATCTccatttatgtatttgtttacatATGCTATCCTACTATGGAGACAGACATCTGCCTCAAGTTCAAGACACGACTCAAGAAATGGGCCACAGATGGTTGTCCATATATTAGCAACATCATCCTTAAAGGGTGTGCGCACAGCAAgtatttaaagtgaaaaacatagaaaaatgcCCGAAACCCTACACTTCAACTTCTGTCGGCCCAGACAGGAAGCCACATATTTAAATCGTAGATGTCTGAGTGAATTTCTAGGTAGTTTTTCAATGTCTACCTCAAAAAAATCTCCACATTTTTacattaaagagaaaacattacTTACATTTCTGATTAATTACCTGTTAAGATAATGCCCACAAAAATCCAAGCACAAAGAAAGAGGTTTCCTGCACGAGGACTGTAGTCTGTTGTGAGTTTTCCTTGAACAAGTGTAAAAACAATTCCAAATATCTATAAACAAACAAGTCACTTCATCAGAATTACAAAGAAAAGAGTCATCACTTTACCTTGCAAAGTTTCAGGTCACATCTTAtagaaaccaaattaaaaaaattaagactagAGCAACTCATTAGAGGCTTAGCAGTCAAGTCTAAGAAAGCCTTCTCAGATTCAAACAAAGTGGCTTTCATGAACATTACTTCACTTAAAGAACTAAAATGATATAACCTGTGCTGATGCATTAAGGAGACCTGAGGAAGTGCCTTCAGACTCTGGGTATGTAATTTCCACAGCAAATTCAAACCCAAGCGGGAGATAGCCCGTCATGAAGAACCTGTTGAAGAGGAGAGTAAGAGGATAACAGGTGTGGCCTTCATGTATTACTATAGctaagaaaaatcaaacacaaacaCATGGAATTATGAATTAGCTGGTATTCTGAACTGTTTGTTTTCAAGACCTCACATGATTCAATACTTGCTTTGCCTGCTACGTTCCCCTGACCTCATCCAACAGTTTTAGCCATACATCTCTCTTTTTAGgacaaagatgttttaaaatatttgtcctgTTTCCCATAACCACCTGCACTCCATATATATGAAACGACCTTCTCTGCCCAGAAGCCACTTCATACTTGAAGCCAATTACTTTCAAATGAAAGACATACACGAACATCGTCATTCGATCAACCCAAACATCCATACTGGAGGACAAAAAGAGACCATCAGTAGGAAGTGAGGCTGGACACTGAAATGACTGCTAGAAGCTGCTGTGGAAGAAGCTGAGGGGACCGAAGGGTGACAGGAAGAGCAGGGGCTTAATGCAGCTGAggttggttgattggtttttaaaatgaaattctcaaGACATTTCTGGCTCTACCTTGACTACCGTGTGCGGATACAGCACTATTCCTTCAGCACTATTCCCTTTGGGGCTTTTAGATTATGTATCTATGAGAAGTGCTCATGTTCTTCTGAGCGAACAAAGCACCCAGCACGTCGCTTGGGCTATTGAAAAATATAAACTAATCAAAATGCACAGAAGCCAGTCTTCCTGGATTTGCTCACTTAAACACTGGTCAACAGAAAAATTCAGCTTTACTGCAAACAGCTTTTTGAATTGTAACCAAACAAACTGACCGCGTACAGATTTCTGTTAGGTCCATAAAAACGTTAAATGAAATTCACTGAAAAGTGAGTTACTTTGGATTTATTCTGATGTAACAGAAGGTGAAACCCAAGTAAACCCTATTTGTATGTTGAGCTATAGGCATAGGTTGAGAGCACGGTGACAGAAAACAGTTAAATATTGTTTCTGAACAGAACTGCAGTAAGTCTTCTAATCCTCTTTAATTACTCACCCAAGTACTCCTCCAGTCACGAACACTACTATAAGGTATCCGAGGTCCAGGGTGAAAGTAAATACCAGCAACCCAATGAAAGAGAGAATGTAAACAATCAAAGTAGTTTGCCTgcaacccaaccaaaaaaaaaaaattaaaaaatgaacattGTTAATATAAGGTCATAGCACATTGCTGAAGCATGGAAGAGTAACGTAAACATTACTTACTCTCTAACAACTGACATTCTACAGCTATAAAATTTGCTTTGTGTAATTCTGACTCAAACATATCATGCAATGACAATGTATCCCTTCCCGAACCCTTTATTGCCTTGATTATATGACTGCTGCACTCAAGGCTAAAGAGACTTACTCAGACTCTCAAAGAGTGGACAATCACAGCAGATATATTATCTTAAGACTATTTTAGTTCTCCACTACATTGTGCCTCTTGGCCATTCTGCAGCACTGCCAATTATACAATACATGAGCAGCCAAATTGAACACCATTAGCAATAAAAGTCAGCCTAAGAGGCAAGTCAACAAACCTCATTAcaatattctatttattttaaatctggaaTAAGGGATGTCATCCAAAATATTAAAGCACATATCACTTATAAATAAGGCCAAACACATGCAGAAACAATGCCAACCTGCAGCATTAACATCCATTTGGTTTCTAGAGCTCTTGCACATAATGTGCTAAGAGTCACAGGGGAGAACTACTCCACCGCAAGCAGCGCTCCAGGGCACTGCTCACTCCTGGGGGCACCACACCATGGGTGATGGACCCGGGAGCTCCCACCCCAGAACAGAGTTCTGCTCTGTGGTCATTCCTTGAATTAAAGCTTACTAATAGGACcaggagtattaaaaaaaaaaaaaaaaaaaaaaaaaaagagagagagaatccaTCAACTGTCCATTTTACAAAACAGTGCAGAGTAGGTTTTCAGCCTTTATGCTTTTCTAGGAGAAGGAGCCCACTGGGCCACCTGGCCACTGTATGTAGAACATACAGTGCTTTCCTTGTTAGCCTTACACTCCTGAAAAGACAGGAGCAGATGGAAAACCACTCCACATCTTTACATTCTCCTGTCTCATTTCTTTTGGCCAAGAACCAGTAAGAGTCTCAAGCTTTTGCTGTAGCCTCAGAAACTAGTCTCCATCAAGGCTGCTAAAAGATCAGGGATGAACTGCATCATCAGTTCACGTCAACCCTTACGTTGCAgtatttttctaaagcaattGCACCGCTCTCCTACCCCTAGCCCCATACATGCCTACCCACACTTACTTGTATGTTTTAGTGTAATCCAGCCACAAACCACAAATAATCGAACCCACCATTCCTGCCACCACCAGTGTCAAGCCAATTCTCCCAGCGTTCACTTCTTCTCCCtttcaacaaatatttatattgtgCTCATTAATAACTTTCTTCCACTCAGAGTCAAGTTCAGACCTCTTGGCAGTCATAAGTGCAAACAAACATTCCTATGACTCCCATAGCTCTATGGTGCAAGAAACTGTAAGGGGGTATAAAGGAAACCAAACGTCTGAGCACACATAGCGCCTACATAACAATAAACATCACCTCTGCAAatgtacagttaaaaaaaaaaaaaacaacaccaaaaaacccaaagaagatCCAAGAAACTTACCTCATAATGAGTCACTATCATCTGGTTTAATAACGTGGAGACAGAATAAAATGCCCCAGTCATAATACCTGCAGTACCAAAAGAAAAGCTTCGGTCATTCCAGGTGTACCCCGAAGATCTGCTACCCTAAAGCGTTAATCTTCTGATATTTAAGACTCACATCAGAGGCAAAACCTTTTATCTGCCAGGTAAAATCTCTTCACCAGAGCAACAAATGGTACTTTGAATCCTGTCAGATTTTCCAGCACCGGCTGCTAAATACATAAGAGTTTGACACTTCCTCCCCCAtaaacaaccaccaccacaactaAAACTCGATGTGCTTTCAGCACACATTCAACTGTTCTGCCAGACTACAGCCAGACAGCACCACTTACCGTAACTGATCAGCAAAAGTACAAATGGAATGTTTCTGAACAAGTTTATAATCGACTGCTTGTAGGAATAATCCTCCGGAGGCATGGTTTGCAGGACTGCTTGAGAATGACTAGGAGGGTATTTCGGCTTTTCTTcaaacactggggaaaaagaagaaggaataaTTTTGATTTGTCTTCACCAGACTAacgctttttctttttgaagtgttTCAGTTTGATGAATTTCACAAGTTTAATTTGTGGTTTATAAcacttccataaaaaaaaaaattctagatgTTCCTTATGGAAGAATCAAGTCACAGCCACAATGGATGCGCTAACTATTTGGTCATGTCTGATTGCTACCAACatacggtcaaacacagacttcATCTGCAATGTGCCTAGGCCTTTGTATCTGAATTGTaagaataacacagaaaaatcatATTGTATCATAACGTAGCAAAAAGCCTAAGTCCGCTGCGTGTCCCGAGAGGGACCGTTCCATGTGAAGCACAACATACAGTAAACTAGTTGTCGCTTAACCCTGGCACAACAGATAAGCGAACACAAGTAAACCTGAGAAAATGTAATCTCGACTACTTTTAGCAAAGTCAGATGCTTGAAGTGAGATGTCATAAACACTCCCCATGGTCACCGTTTAAATTACAACAACGGAACACTTACCAACTCCTGTTAAGAAGAACAAAAGCGTGGACACTATCGCTGTTCCATAGAACATGATGCTGATGTTATGTGCCATTAGATTGAGATCATTAGGTGTATTTGGAACCAAAACAGGTGGCAATAAAAAACCAATTGCAGTGCCAAGCTgtaaaacaagagaagaaaaccaaaaatcattTCCCTGTGAACATAAAAACGAAGAGAAATTAGAAGCCTTACCAGGTAGAGTTCAGAATTTCTATCATAATAAGTATTAACAAAACTATGAAGGAAAAGTGTTCCTTTAGTATCATACCTCTGAGCCATTTGCTCTCAATGACGTTTGACAATCAGGTCTTCAATAACTCAGGTTTTAACCTTTCCATTTCTAAATTAAACTACACCTAGTATATAGCACATTTAACAGCTAAGCATTAAGGAAGTTGTTTTGCAGAAGAATCTTTCACGGGAAAATACTGTGCACGCACATAAATTTGTATCAGTCACCCTGCAACTGAAGGCCTAGAGATGACAGGAGACTCCAGCTACTCTTGTAGAAACGCTCTTCTCTGTCTCAATCAAAACGTTCCACTTGACGTCGCAATCCTGACACTACAGTAACAAAGACTGCAGAACTGATAGAGcagaaaagagcaagagaaaaggagCATCCTTACTAAgaaccacaaacccaaaacctacatCTGCAATTATTGCTAAGGACATAAAGAAAAATCACCAAATATATAGTAGTGGCTTTGTACGCGGAGTGAATTCCAACATAACAAccaattttatattaaaaagagataaaaaaccaggactgaaattttagGTATATAtacaaagcatttgaaaacatGAAGGAACAAGTGTCTTGGACTACTCTCCAAtttatctctgctgctcctccaaaacaaaactgcattttaaagtgTTAGAacaattttagtttttattttttgactaaAAAAACCTGCATctatttcaggtaaaaaaaataaaataaaaaagagcaccAAAGACTGTTAGAGCAGCAAGCTCAACGCTCAGAACTCACTCAAATTAAAGGTGTGCCAATGTGCTTACAAAGTGCCCTTTGTGCATATGCCTGATGagggttttgctgcttttcttccccacagaCCATCAGATTTACACAGTACCAAGTGCTCACCTGAAGAATTTGTCTCTTTTTATCCTCACCCTTCAGTATATGAACTCTACAAACATGAACTGAGTACACAATTACCCTTTTTCTTAaggtatgtttttttccttccccagtgtGAGCCAATACAGTACCCACAGTATTCCAAGAAAGTCAAGTGGTACCATTTTTCACCTTTTATATCTCAAGAGGTTAAGGCCAATGAATTTGCTCTGCCCGGTTGAAGATGCTTAATACTTGTGGAAATCTAGCACTCCTAACAACCCTTGACAGGTACATCACTGCATTCCCTGTGATTTGCGTTTCAACTGCAAATGCTTAGCATCTCAAGAGATAACAGGTGCAATCTGATTTCTGATAACTACACTCTGATAACTCTGTCCCTCCCCCGCCTGCGGTCCTCAGCCTTGTTTGCTGTAGCTCTGAAATTATGCGAAATATCTGATAAGAAATCAGACGACAAACAGCCCAGTTGGTTATAGTAACCCGATTCTGTTACATGGTTCACCTTGTGCAATTGAACAAGTACAGTGAGGCTGTATCATAATGCATAGGCAGAAGTGAACTGCATTGGGATATATGGACATTACCTCTAACTTCCAAGCGCCTAATTTGTCATTTCACTACTCTTTCAATCTAGCTTTTgagagtttgtttgtttttttaagaaagcaaaaactgaGAACAGAGAAATTCTATTGTTTGACAACATTATCAGTGGGTCACAAGCAGGACTGGGATCTTAAGACTTCAGTAGCACACAGCTCTGAGCTAGCAGGGTATGGCATAGCTGCAGGATAAGCCATTATCCTTCGGGCAGGACTGCCAGAGGGAGATGGAACACACTTTGTCAGTGCGTTTCACAGGCGTTCCCCTGGCAGAGGAACATCAAGCACACTAAAATCAGTCCTAGCTTCTGGTGAGGAATACGGTCCAGAAATAACTAAGGTTTATTTTGTTCACACCTCTGTTCCCATTTTCCTTGTCCATCTTTCTCGTGGTTCCTATCCGCacaatccctgctctcctgcttctgTCCTGCACCACTTCAACACCCACATCTCAGCATCCAAGTGAAGCACCAATTTCAGGCTCCGAGTTGGATCCTTAGCACTGTACTGCAGAACGGAAAGCCCAGTAACTCCTTGTTATGGAGAGGACTGCTGCATGTCAGGAAGAGTCGAAATTTAGCTGCCAAAGAAACCTTTAACCTGATTCCAGGACGCAGATGCAAAGTTTTTGCTCAACTGCTAAAATAACCAACCAACAGCCCCCAATGTCTTCAGTCCAAAAGGGACAGTTGACTTATCCACTGGAAGACTTCAATgccaaaaaaattgttttgaaaagcaTTGGGAAAACTGTACACAGCCAGGTATGAGCTAATGAGCAACCCTAACTATAAATATGTAACACTAATATTACCTGTAATAATCCAAAGTGCACAAACAAAAAATCATGAGACTCACATGAGGAAAACCAATCCCCTGTTACCTTAATTAAACTGTACCTATGACCTTAGCCCGCACCAGTGATGCTGATGGGAATCTTAACATTCTGTTTCCACAGAAAAGCAGGGACAGCAGCAAGAGGTGAGAACAAGGCcacgggaggggaaaaaaaacgccATCAGCATCATATCTTCACCCGTGCTTTCAGATGCGCTTGCTCCAGCGCTCTCAAACCCACCAGGACCAAGCAGCTCGAGGAAATCCATGACTCAGTTATCAGCTCCCCACAGTGACGTGAACTATCATAGCATTACAGAAAACTTCATGAGTCACCAGGACATCGACTACTGGCACTTAGTGATTCCAGGCCATATTTTAGAAAGCAGGGACTAGTAACATGTGTTGGCACTGGGGCTCTCCATAAAAGTTCAGGTACTTCACCCCACTCCAGCTGGGGGTGGATTCAGTCAGACAAACGATGCCAAACgcaagaggaagagaaagcgGAGCAGGACAGCTTCTGAAAAGCGTCTCGACTGATGTACGCCAGGCAGCTGGCGGAAGCAGCTACACGCTGCCAGGCAGACAGGGTCCTGCAAAGCCTGCCTGGCCGGGGAGGGCGGCACATAACATCACCTCCACGCTTGTCCCTGCTCCGccactcttcctctctcccatgCTGCCCCGTAACCCTTTCTGGGGGAATGGTTTTTCCCACGTAAAtgacttatttttaaactgaCACCACACCACGCTCTAAGGAAGCTCACTTCTCCCAATCCTCCCTTGCCCCAATCCCCGCTGCCCCTACCTGGTTGCCCAGCACAGCCACGGCACAGGCGGTGGAGACTTCGGTGGGGCCGAACCAGACGGAGGCGATGCGCGAGGGCAGCCCCAGGATGAAGACCTGGGCCACGGCGCAGACGGCCTGGGCAGCCAAGGTGAGGGGGTAGCGGTCGGGGGCCAGGCTGGCACACTTCAGCCAGGCGCCCAGGCCGTTGAGGCCGGCTCCCAGCAGGGCGGTGAGCCGTAGGCCCCGGGCGTCCAGCAGCCAGGTGGCGGGCAGGATGAGCGGCACGTAGGCCACCATGTAGACCATGGAGAGCCAGTCTATCTGCGTGAAGGAGACGCCGTAGAAGCCGGCGAAGACGTTGCTGAGGATGCTGTACTGGATCCACTGGAAAGCGTTCACCAGCGAGTAGCAGCTGAAGACGGCCAGCACCGCCAGACGCCGCCGTGACAGCCGCGTCtccagccgcccgccgcc containing:
- the FLVCR1 gene encoding heme transporter FLVCR1, with the protein product MVEDGGGEEEAEGESREMPAAAAPTLQRCNGFLPGKEAEDGGGRAAPAAAEAEAMLAAGGGRLETRLSRRRLAVLAVFSCYSLVNAFQWIQYSILSNVFAGFYGVSFTQIDWLSMVYMVAYVPLILPATWLLDARGLRLTALLGAGLNGLGAWLKCASLAPDRYPLTLAAQAVCAVAQVFILGLPSRIASVWFGPTEVSTACAVAVLGNQLGTAIGFLLPPVLVPNTPNDLNLMAHNISIMFYGTAIVSTLLFFLTGVVFEEKPKYPPSHSQAVLQTMPPEDYSYKQSIINLFRNIPFVLLLISYGIMTGAFYSVSTLLNQMIVTHYEGEEVNAGRIGLTLVVAGMVGSIICGLWLDYTKTYKQTTLIVYILSFIGLLVFTFTLDLGYLIVVFVTGGVLGFFMTGYLPLGFEFAVEITYPESEGTSSGLLNASAQIFGIVFTLVQGKLTTDYSPRAGNLFLCAWIFVGIILTALIKSDLRRHNVNSGIMNLDVKAVPVDSPVEPESTTSKIQSAL